From Taeniopygia guttata chromosome 29, bTaeGut7.mat, whole genome shotgun sequence, a single genomic window includes:
- the LOC115491410 gene encoding uncharacterized protein isoform X2 encodes MKEKVQAVRAVVPNRSNTEIVLVLQHFDNAVDRAVQAFMEGNASEVLKEWTVTGKKKNKKKKPKAKAPPGPGQEEKLENLGKNLEKNLGKLEISINGFHGNRCPSLESLPGLGNRISAFPAPAQPPTSARSDPGGRKMGCSLERSLKDLQRCSVALARFRALLREEVETSLRKVRVAFGEIQSCLMDREVALLAEMDKVKAEAMDLLSLRQRRAEALRALTEAAPAMSEEQLQELRADIKHFVSERKFDEELGRAGRFGCDLEGLRGSIGAFGTVSHPRPSYSSRSRCSSGPGSAGLAAGSTTTGSTTGSTTGSTTGSTPKSSGLIPRSSGSATGSAPGSAPAFPMGSAPRSSGSTTGSALGSPPEFPGSPQDGAAPAEPPPAPQPPQRSRKAPGAAGPRPPGTPKNPENPKNPKSPGDSKNLGDPNPKNPKSPENPKNPKSPGDPKNLGDPNPKNPKNSENPKSPGNPKNPGNLKSPRNPKNSGDHKNPGDPKNPKSPGDPKNSGTPKSHGNPKNLGDPKNSGDFKNPKIPENPKNSKSPGDPKNPKSPGDPKTPKIPGDPKNPKSPKNPKNSGDPKPGRSRQSRPEGGNS; translated from the exons TGCTGCAGCACTTCGACAACGCCGTGGACAGAGCCGTGCAGGCCTTCATGGagg ggaatgCCAGCGAGGTGCTCAAGGAATGGACagtgactgggaaaaaaaag aacaagaagaagaaaCCCAAAGCCAaggccccgcccggccccgggcaGGAGGAAAAGttggaaaatctgggaaaaaacctggaaaaaaacctggGAAAATTGGAAATTTCCATCAACGGTTTCCATGGCAACCGCTGCCCCTCCCTGGAGTCGCTGCCAG GCCTCGGGAACAGAATTTCGGCttttcctgccccagcccagcccccaaCCTCGGCCCGGAGCGACCCCGGCGGCAGGAAAATGG gctgcagcctggagcGCTCCCTGAAGGATCTGCAGCGCTGCTCTGTGGCCCTGGCGCGGTTCCGGGCGCTGCTGCGGGAGGAGGTTGAGACCTCCCTGAGGAAGGTCCGGGTGGCCTTCGGAGAGATCCAGAGCTG CCTCATGGATCGGGAGGTGGCTCTGCTGGCTGAGATGGACAAAGTCAAGGCAGAAGCAA TGGACCTGCTCTCCctgcggcagcgccgggccgAGGCTCTGCGCGCTCTGACTGAGGCTGCCCCGGCCATGTcggaggagcagctgcaggagctgcgcGCAGACATCAAG CACTTTGTGAGCGAGCGGAAGTTTGATGAggagctgggccgggccgggcgcttCGGCTGCgacctggaggggctgcgggGCAGCATCGGCGCCTTCGGCACAG TTTCCCACCCCAGGCCGAGCTATTCCAGCCGCTCCCGCTGCAGCTCCGGCCCCGGATCCGCGGGATTGGCAGCAGGATCCACAACAACGGGATCAACAACGGGATCAACAACGGGATCAACAACGGGatcaaccccaaaatcctcgGGGTTAATCCCAAGATCCTCGGGATCAGCAACGGGATCGGCTCCAGGATCAGCCCCGGCATTCCCAATGGGATCGGCCCCAAGATCCTCGGGATCAACAACAGGATCGGCCCTGGGATCCCCCCCGGAATTCCCGGGATCCCCCCAGGACGGCGCCGCCCCAGCGGAGCCACCCCCGGCCCCACAG CCCCCCCAGAGGAGCCGGAAAGCGCCGGGAGCAGCCGGACCCcgacccccagggacccccaaaaaccccgagaaccccaaaaaccccaaatcccccgggGACTCCAAAAACCTCGGGgaccccaaccccaaaaaccccaaatccccagagaaccccaaaaaccccaaatccccgggggaccccaaaaacctgggggaccccaaccccaaaaacccgAAAAACtctgaaaaccccaaatcccctgggaaccccaaaaatcctgggaacCTCAAAtcccccaggaaccccaaaaattccggGGACCATAAAAACCCTGGagatcccaaaaaccccaaatcccctggggaccccaaaaattctgggacccccaaatcccacgggaaccccaaaaacctcggggaccccaaaaattccgGGGActtcaaaaaccccaaaattcccgaaaaccccaaaaactccaaatctcctggggaccccaaaaaccccaaatcccccggggaccccaaaacccccaaaattcctggggaccccaaaaaccccaaatcccccaaaaaccccaaaaattctggggaccccaaacccgGCCGGAGCCGCCAGAGCCGCCCCGAGGGGGgaaattcctga
- the LOC115491410 gene encoding spermatogenesis-associated serine-rich protein 2 isoform X1, whose amino-acid sequence MSKKQQPKGPCAVLFDARSGAVRAQGGACENMKEKVQAVRAVVPNRSNTEIVLVLQHFDNAVDRAVQAFMEGNASEVLKEWTVTGKKKNKKKKPKAKAPPGPGQEEKLENLGKNLEKNLGKLEISINGFHGNRCPSLESLPGLGNRISAFPAPAQPPTSARSDPGGRKMGCSLERSLKDLQRCSVALARFRALLREEVETSLRKVRVAFGEIQSCLMDREVALLAEMDKVKAEAMDLLSLRQRRAEALRALTEAAPAMSEEQLQELRADIKHFVSERKFDEELGRAGRFGCDLEGLRGSIGAFGTVSHPRPSYSSRSRCSSGPGSAGLAAGSTTTGSTTGSTTGSTTGSTPKSSGLIPRSSGSATGSAPGSAPAFPMGSAPRSSGSTTGSALGSPPEFPGSPQDGAAPAEPPPAPQPPQRSRKAPGAAGPRPPGTPKNPENPKNPKSPGDSKNLGDPNPKNPKSPENPKNPKSPGDPKNLGDPNPKNPKNSENPKSPGNPKNPGNLKSPRNPKNSGDHKNPGDPKNPKSPGDPKNSGTPKSHGNPKNLGDPKNSGDFKNPKIPENPKNSKSPGDPKNPKSPGDPKTPKIPGDPKNPKSPKNPKNSGDPKPGRSRQSRPEGGNS is encoded by the exons TGCTGCAGCACTTCGACAACGCCGTGGACAGAGCCGTGCAGGCCTTCATGGagg ggaatgCCAGCGAGGTGCTCAAGGAATGGACagtgactgggaaaaaaaag aacaagaagaagaaaCCCAAAGCCAaggccccgcccggccccgggcaGGAGGAAAAGttggaaaatctgggaaaaaacctggaaaaaaacctggGAAAATTGGAAATTTCCATCAACGGTTTCCATGGCAACCGCTGCCCCTCCCTGGAGTCGCTGCCAG GCCTCGGGAACAGAATTTCGGCttttcctgccccagcccagcccccaaCCTCGGCCCGGAGCGACCCCGGCGGCAGGAAAATGG gctgcagcctggagcGCTCCCTGAAGGATCTGCAGCGCTGCTCTGTGGCCCTGGCGCGGTTCCGGGCGCTGCTGCGGGAGGAGGTTGAGACCTCCCTGAGGAAGGTCCGGGTGGCCTTCGGAGAGATCCAGAGCTG CCTCATGGATCGGGAGGTGGCTCTGCTGGCTGAGATGGACAAAGTCAAGGCAGAAGCAA TGGACCTGCTCTCCctgcggcagcgccgggccgAGGCTCTGCGCGCTCTGACTGAGGCTGCCCCGGCCATGTcggaggagcagctgcaggagctgcgcGCAGACATCAAG CACTTTGTGAGCGAGCGGAAGTTTGATGAggagctgggccgggccgggcgcttCGGCTGCgacctggaggggctgcgggGCAGCATCGGCGCCTTCGGCACAG TTTCCCACCCCAGGCCGAGCTATTCCAGCCGCTCCCGCTGCAGCTCCGGCCCCGGATCCGCGGGATTGGCAGCAGGATCCACAACAACGGGATCAACAACGGGATCAACAACGGGATCAACAACGGGatcaaccccaaaatcctcgGGGTTAATCCCAAGATCCTCGGGATCAGCAACGGGATCGGCTCCAGGATCAGCCCCGGCATTCCCAATGGGATCGGCCCCAAGATCCTCGGGATCAACAACAGGATCGGCCCTGGGATCCCCCCCGGAATTCCCGGGATCCCCCCAGGACGGCGCCGCCCCAGCGGAGCCACCCCCGGCCCCACAG CCCCCCCAGAGGAGCCGGAAAGCGCCGGGAGCAGCCGGACCCcgacccccagggacccccaaaaaccccgagaaccccaaaaaccccaaatcccccgggGACTCCAAAAACCTCGGGgaccccaaccccaaaaaccccaaatccccagagaaccccaaaaaccccaaatccccgggggaccccaaaaacctgggggaccccaaccccaaaaacccgAAAAACtctgaaaaccccaaatcccctgggaaccccaaaaatcctgggaacCTCAAAtcccccaggaaccccaaaaattccggGGACCATAAAAACCCTGGagatcccaaaaaccccaaatcccctggggaccccaaaaattctgggacccccaaatcccacgggaaccccaaaaacctcggggaccccaaaaattccgGGGActtcaaaaaccccaaaattcccgaaaaccccaaaaactccaaatctcctggggaccccaaaaaccccaaatcccccggggaccccaaaacccccaaaattcctggggaccccaaaaaccccaaatcccccaaaaaccccaaaaattctggggaccccaaacccgGCCGGAGCCGCCAGAGCCGCCCCGAGGGGGgaaattcctga